The Georgenia sp. TF02-10 genome window below encodes:
- the tkt gene encoding transketolase — protein MNSSPGTPALEWSELDARAVDTVRVLAADAVQQVGNGHPGTAMSLAPAAYLLYQRVMNLDPADEHWLGRDRFVLSAGHSSLTQYIQLYLAGMGLELEDLQALRTYGSRTPGHPEYRHTPGVEITTGPLGQGLAAAVGMALAARRERGLLDPDAPAGESPFDHHVYVIASDGDLQEGVTSEASSLAGTQELGNLVVLYDDNHISIEDDTNVAFTEDVLARYAAYGWHTQRVDFTQGGGEYHEDVEGLYAALQAARAETGRPSIIALRTIIGWPAPNKQNTGAVHGSALGADEVRAVKEILGFDPDQTFAVAEDVLAHTRGNAAARARADRERWEASFAGWREAHPDAAALLDRLRARELPAGWAEALPDFEAGKDVSTRKASGEVLAALADPLPELWGGSADLAGSNNTTMKGQPSFLPVERSTEMFPGNPYGRTLHFGIREHAMGAIVNGIALHGLTRPYGGTFLVFSDYMRPAVRLAALMGALSTFVWTHDSIGLGEDGPTHQPVEHLTALRAIPGLDVVRPADAAETAQAWRGILERHDRPAGIVLTRQDVPNPARGDGAAEGDTLASAEGVLRGAYVLAEARGGVPDVLLLASGSEVQIALAAREQLAEQGVAARVVSVPSMEWFAEQDEAYREAVLPAAVRARVSVEAGIAMSWRSLVGDAGRSVSLEHYGASGAYQVLYEKFGLTADAVVAAARESLAAAQGGAGVPATVGVPTLAGTADRPK, from the coding sequence GTGAACAGCTCACCCGGGACGCCCGCGCTGGAGTGGTCCGAGCTCGACGCCCGCGCCGTGGACACCGTCCGGGTGCTGGCCGCCGACGCCGTCCAGCAGGTCGGCAACGGCCACCCGGGCACCGCGATGTCCCTCGCGCCGGCCGCCTACCTGCTCTACCAGCGGGTGATGAACCTCGACCCCGCCGACGAGCACTGGCTGGGCCGGGACCGGTTCGTCCTCTCGGCGGGCCACTCCTCCCTCACCCAGTACATCCAGCTCTACCTCGCCGGGATGGGCCTGGAGCTGGAGGACCTGCAGGCGCTGCGCACCTACGGCTCGCGGACCCCCGGCCACCCCGAGTACCGGCACACCCCGGGGGTGGAGATCACCACCGGGCCGCTCGGGCAGGGCCTGGCCGCCGCCGTCGGGATGGCCCTGGCCGCCCGCCGCGAGCGCGGCCTGCTCGACCCCGACGCCCCGGCCGGGGAGAGCCCGTTCGACCACCACGTCTACGTCATCGCCTCCGACGGCGACCTCCAGGAGGGCGTCACCTCCGAGGCCTCCTCGCTGGCCGGCACCCAGGAGCTGGGCAACCTGGTCGTCCTCTACGACGACAACCACATCTCCATCGAGGACGACACCAACGTCGCCTTCACCGAGGACGTCCTGGCTCGGTACGCCGCCTACGGCTGGCACACCCAGCGGGTGGACTTCACCCAGGGCGGCGGGGAGTACCACGAGGACGTCGAGGGCCTGTACGCCGCCCTCCAGGCCGCCCGCGCCGAGACCGGCCGGCCGTCGATCATCGCGCTGCGCACGATCATCGGCTGGCCCGCCCCCAACAAGCAGAACACCGGCGCCGTGCACGGCTCGGCGCTGGGCGCGGACGAGGTCCGGGCGGTGAAGGAGATCCTCGGCTTCGACCCGGACCAGACCTTCGCCGTCGCCGAGGACGTCCTGGCCCACACCCGCGGCAATGCCGCCGCCCGGGCCCGCGCCGACCGGGAGCGCTGGGAGGCCAGCTTCGCCGGCTGGCGCGAGGCCCATCCCGACGCCGCGGCCCTGCTGGACCGGCTGCGCGCCCGCGAGCTGCCCGCCGGCTGGGCGGAGGCGCTGCCCGACTTCGAGGCCGGCAAGGACGTCTCCACCCGCAAGGCCTCCGGGGAGGTGCTCGCCGCGCTCGCCGACCCGCTGCCCGAGCTGTGGGGCGGCTCGGCGGACCTGGCCGGCTCCAACAACACGACGATGAAGGGCCAGCCGTCCTTCCTCCCGGTGGAGCGCTCCACCGAGATGTTCCCGGGCAACCCGTACGGCCGGACGCTGCACTTCGGCATCCGCGAGCACGCCATGGGCGCCATCGTCAACGGCATCGCCCTGCACGGCCTCACCCGCCCCTACGGCGGCACCTTCCTGGTCTTCTCCGACTACATGCGCCCGGCCGTCCGGCTGGCCGCCCTGATGGGCGCCCTGTCGACGTTCGTCTGGACGCACGACTCCATCGGCCTGGGCGAGGACGGGCCCACCCACCAGCCGGTGGAGCACCTGACCGCGCTGCGGGCCATCCCCGGTCTGGACGTCGTCCGGCCGGCCGACGCCGCCGAGACCGCCCAGGCCTGGCGGGGCATCCTGGAGCGGCACGACCGGCCCGCCGGCATCGTGCTGACCCGGCAGGACGTGCCCAACCCGGCCCGGGGCGACGGCGCCGCGGAGGGGGACACCCTGGCCAGCGCCGAGGGCGTGCTGCGCGGGGCGTACGTGCTCGCCGAGGCCCGCGGCGGCGTCCCGGACGTCCTCCTCCTCGCCAGCGGCTCGGAGGTGCAGATCGCGCTGGCCGCCCGGGAGCAGCTCGCCGAGCAGGGCGTGGCCGCCCGGGTGGTGTCCGTGCCGAGCATGGAGTGGTTCGCCGAGCAGGACGAGGCCTACCGCGAGGCCGTCCTCCCCGCCGCGGTCCGGGCCCGGGTCTCGGTCGAGGCCGGGATCGCGATGAGCTGGCGGTCCCTGGTCGGCGACGCCGGCCGGTCGGTCTCGCTGGAGCACTACGGCGCCTCGGGGGCCTACCAGGTCCTGTACGAGAAGTTCGGCCTGACCGCCGACGCCGTGGTCGCCGCCGCCCGGGAGTCCCTCGCCGCCGCCCAGGGCGGGGCCGGGGTCCCGGCCACCGTCGGCGTGCCCACCCTCGCCGGCACCGCGGACCGGCCGAAGTAG
- a CDS encoding heme o synthase: MHPTAGPQRSKLWAYVALTKPRIIELLLVTTFPTMFLAAQGWPGTWLLLATLVGGAMAAGAANAFNMYFDRDIDRLMNRTKQRPLVTGELTPRQALVFAATLAAVSVTWFAVLVNLVSAALALTAIGLYVVLYTLVLKRRTSQNIVWGGVAGCMPVLIAWAAVTGSLTWAPVVLFLVVFFWTPPHYWPLSMRFKKDYARAGVPMLPVVAEDVRVARQILGYALATVATTLVLVPVAGMTWVYAVLAAAAGAWFLGSCVQLYRRARQPERGKLAAMKVFHGSITYLSVVFLAVAVDPFLPL; the protein is encoded by the coding sequence CTGCACCCGACCGCCGGGCCGCAGCGGTCGAAACTGTGGGCCTACGTCGCGCTGACCAAGCCGCGAATCATCGAGCTGCTGCTGGTCACCACGTTCCCGACCATGTTCCTCGCCGCGCAGGGCTGGCCGGGCACCTGGCTGCTGCTCGCCACGCTGGTCGGCGGGGCGATGGCGGCCGGCGCGGCCAACGCCTTCAACATGTACTTCGACCGCGACATCGACCGGCTGATGAACCGCACCAAGCAGCGGCCGCTGGTCACCGGGGAGCTGACGCCCCGGCAGGCCCTCGTCTTCGCCGCCACGCTCGCCGCCGTGTCCGTGACGTGGTTCGCCGTGCTGGTCAACCTCGTCTCCGCGGCCCTCGCGCTGACCGCGATCGGGCTCTACGTCGTGCTCTACACGCTGGTCCTCAAGCGCCGGACCTCGCAGAACATCGTCTGGGGCGGGGTGGCCGGCTGCATGCCCGTGCTCATCGCCTGGGCGGCCGTCACCGGGTCGCTCACCTGGGCCCCGGTCGTGCTCTTCCTGGTCGTCTTCTTCTGGACGCCGCCGCACTACTGGCCGCTGTCGATGAGGTTCAAGAAGGACTACGCCCGCGCCGGGGTGCCCATGCTCCCCGTGGTCGCCGAGGACGTCCGCGTCGCCCGGCAGATCCTCGGCTACGCGCTCGCCACGGTGGCCACGACGCTGGTCCTCGTCCCGGTGGCCGGGATGACCTGGGTCTACGCCGTCCTCGCGGCCGCCGCCGGCGCCTGGTTCCTCGGCTCGTGCGTCCAGCTCTACCGCCGGGCGCGCCAGCCCGAGCGTGGCAAGCTTGCGGCGATGAAGGTGTTCCATGGGTCCATCACCTACCTGTCGGTGGTGTTCCTGGCCGTCGCGGTGGACCCCTTCCTGCCGCTGTGA
- the xerD gene encoding site-specific tyrosine recombinase XerD encodes MPGAAAAPTVPAALDASPAPTRLDRQRTEYLAHLAVERGVSDNTLAAYRRDLERYCAFLAARGHGALAGVREPDVAAYVEALRTGADGHSQLAASSAGRAVTAVRGWHRFAHEEGWTAEDPTAEVRPPASGKRLPKALAVDQVEALLAAASVGEGPVPLRNRALLEVLYGTGARISEAVGLAVDDLDLAGELPAVRLFGKGRKERVVPVGRYAVEAVEAYLVRARPALARAGRGNAALFLNTRGNPLSRQSAWAVLQEAAGRAGLTERVSPHTLRHSFATHLLAGGADVRVVQELLGHASVTTTQIYTQVTAQTLREVYAAAHPRARG; translated from the coding sequence GTGCCCGGCGCCGCCGCGGCACCCACCGTGCCTGCGGCGCTCGACGCCTCCCCCGCCCCGACGCGGCTGGACCGGCAACGGACCGAGTACCTCGCGCACCTGGCGGTCGAGCGCGGCGTCAGCGACAACACCCTGGCCGCCTACCGCCGGGACCTCGAGCGCTACTGCGCCTTCCTCGCCGCCCGCGGCCACGGCGCGCTCGCCGGCGTCCGCGAGCCGGACGTGGCCGCTTACGTCGAGGCGCTGCGCACCGGCGCCGACGGGCACTCCCAGCTGGCCGCCTCCTCGGCCGGCCGGGCGGTCACCGCCGTGCGCGGCTGGCACCGGTTCGCGCACGAGGAGGGGTGGACGGCGGAGGACCCGACGGCGGAGGTCCGCCCGCCGGCGTCGGGCAAGCGACTGCCCAAGGCGCTCGCGGTCGACCAGGTCGAGGCGCTGCTGGCGGCGGCGTCGGTGGGGGAGGGCCCGGTGCCGCTGCGCAACCGGGCGCTGCTGGAGGTGCTGTACGGCACCGGCGCCCGGATCAGCGAGGCGGTCGGGCTCGCGGTGGACGACCTGGACCTGGCCGGCGAGCTGCCCGCCGTCCGGCTGTTCGGCAAGGGCCGCAAGGAGCGGGTGGTGCCGGTGGGCCGGTACGCCGTCGAGGCCGTGGAGGCGTACCTGGTGCGGGCCCGGCCGGCGCTGGCCCGGGCCGGCCGGGGGAACGCCGCGCTGTTCCTCAACACCCGGGGCAACCCGCTCAGCCGGCAGAGCGCGTGGGCGGTGCTGCAGGAGGCGGCGGGCCGGGCGGGGCTGACCGAGCGGGTCTCCCCGCACACCCTGCGGCACTCCTTCGCGACCCACCTCCTCGCCGGCGGCGCGGACGTGCGGGTGGTGCAGGAGCTGCTCGGGCACGCCTCGGTGACCACGACGCAGATCTACACCCAGGTCACCGCGCAGACCCTGCGGGAGGTCTACGCGGCCGCCCACCCCCGCGCCCGCGGCTGA
- a CDS encoding ParA family protein: MADSPADFPVPAPLTGHGPARVIAMCNQKGGVGKTTTTINLGAALAEYGRKVLLVDFDPQGAASAGLGVNGHELDRTIYNLLMEPRGDVREIIEHTAVDGLDLVPANIDLSAAEVQLVSEVAREQALARVLRPVLDDYDVVLIDCQPSLGLLTVNALTAAHGVIIPLEAEFFALRGVALLVESIERVQDRINPRLRIDGILATMVDLRTLHSREVIDRVREAFGEKVFDTMIARTVKFPDASVATEPITTYAPAHPGAEAYRRLARELVARGDAA, from the coding sequence GTGGCCGACTCGCCGGCGGACTTCCCGGTGCCCGCCCCGCTCACCGGTCACGGCCCGGCCCGGGTCATCGCCATGTGCAACCAGAAGGGCGGCGTCGGCAAGACCACCACCACCATCAACCTCGGCGCCGCGCTGGCCGAGTACGGCCGCAAGGTCCTGCTCGTCGACTTCGACCCCCAGGGCGCTGCCTCGGCCGGGCTGGGCGTGAACGGCCACGAGCTCGACCGCACGATCTACAACCTGCTGATGGAGCCGCGCGGGGACGTCCGCGAGATCATCGAGCACACCGCCGTCGACGGGCTGGACCTCGTCCCGGCCAACATCGACCTGTCCGCCGCCGAGGTGCAGCTGGTCAGCGAGGTCGCCCGCGAGCAGGCCCTGGCCCGGGTGCTGCGCCCGGTCCTGGACGACTACGACGTCGTCCTCATCGACTGCCAGCCCTCCCTCGGGCTGCTCACGGTCAACGCGCTCACCGCGGCGCACGGCGTGATCATCCCGCTGGAGGCGGAGTTCTTCGCGCTGCGCGGCGTCGCCCTGCTGGTGGAGTCCATCGAGCGGGTGCAGGACCGGATCAACCCGCGGCTGCGGATCGACGGCATCCTCGCCACCATGGTCGACCTGCGCACCCTGCACTCCCGGGAGGTCATCGACCGGGTCCGCGAGGCGTTCGGCGAGAAGGTCTTCGACACCATGATCGCCCGCACGGTGAAGTTCCCCGACGCCTCCGTCGCCACCGAGCCGATCACCACGTACGCGCCCGCCCACCCCGGCGCGGAGGCCTACCGGCGGCTCGCCCGAGAGCTCGTCGCCCGCGGCGATGCCGCCTGA
- a CDS encoding ScpA family protein: MPPDPRLGAGTATAAGTASAVGGTTAAGTGSAVGGTATAAGTASAGGTTAAGTGSAPGSTTAAGTASAGAQPRRDAFEITLENFSGPFDLLLSLIAKHRLDITEVALAEVTDEFIAHISAQTEWDLSQASEFLVIAATLLDLKAARLLPRGTVEDAEDLELLEARDLLFARLLQYRAFKEVAAHLGEAWAAGARSYPRSVPLEPHLAALLPELVMRVGAEELARLAARALAPRPGPPEVGTAHLHSPVVPVPEQAAILVGRLRRVRVATFRALTADAASTAVVVARFLALLELFREGAVAFAQADALGELTVRWSGAEEGDVVVQEDYDDGAPAAGGPGPGAMDQADAPGPVHAGADPEDGPAPGPAGARPQVAADA, translated from the coding sequence ATGCCGCCTGACCCACGCCTCGGGGCCGGCACGGCGACGGCGGCCGGCACCGCGTCGGCGGTCGGCGGCACGACGGCGGCCGGTACCGGGTCGGCGGTCGGTGGCACGGCGACGGCGGCCGGTACCGCCTCGGCCGGCGGCACGACGGCGGCCGGTACCGGGTCGGCGCCCGGCAGCACGACGGCGGCCGGCACCGCCTCGGCCGGCGCCCAGCCCCGCCGGGACGCCTTCGAGATCACCCTGGAGAACTTCAGCGGGCCGTTCGACCTGCTGCTCTCGCTGATCGCCAAGCACCGCCTGGACATCACCGAGGTGGCTCTGGCCGAGGTGACCGACGAGTTCATCGCGCACATCTCCGCCCAGACCGAGTGGGACCTGTCCCAGGCCAGCGAGTTCCTCGTCATCGCGGCGACCCTGCTGGACCTCAAGGCCGCCCGCCTGCTCCCGCGCGGCACGGTGGAGGACGCCGAGGACCTGGAGCTGCTCGAGGCGCGCGACCTGCTCTTCGCCCGCCTCCTGCAGTACCGGGCGTTCAAGGAGGTCGCCGCGCACCTGGGGGAGGCGTGGGCGGCGGGCGCCCGGTCCTACCCGCGCAGCGTGCCGCTCGAGCCGCACCTGGCGGCGCTGCTGCCCGAGCTGGTCATGCGGGTGGGTGCGGAGGAGCTGGCCCGTCTCGCCGCCCGGGCGCTGGCGCCGCGGCCGGGCCCGCCGGAGGTCGGCACCGCCCACCTGCACAGCCCCGTGGTCCCCGTCCCCGAGCAGGCGGCGATCCTGGTGGGCCGGCTGCGCCGGGTGCGCGTGGCCACCTTCCGCGCCCTCACCGCCGACGCCGCCAGCACCGCGGTGGTGGTCGCCCGGTTCCTCGCCCTGCTCGAGCTCTTCCGCGAGGGGGCCGTCGCCTTCGCCCAGGCCGACGCCCTCGGCGAGCTGACGGTCCGCTGGTCCGGCGCGGAGGAGGGCGACGTGGTGGTCCAGGAGGACTACGACGACGGTGCCCCGGCGGCCGGCGGGCCGGGCCCGGGAGCCATGGACCAGGCGGACGCTCCAGGTCCCGTCCACGCCGGCGCGGACCCCGAGGACGGGCCGGCCCCCGGCCCGGCCGGTGCCCGCCCCCAGGTGGCCGCCGATGCCTGA
- a CDS encoding SMC-Scp complex subunit ScpB — MPEPRYEPVPDDVLPEAHLAALEAVLMVVDEPVPAAALAAALGLPTGQVVELLTALAAEYRGAGPGRARGFELREVAGGWRIYSAPAHADVVGRFVLEGQTARLTQASLETLAVIAYRQPVTRGRVAAIRGVNVDGVVRTLLARGLVEEAGPDPDGGAMRYRTTSYFLERMGLGSLADLPPLAPYLPELASLDEMDADL; from the coding sequence ATGCCTGAGCCGCGCTACGAACCGGTGCCGGACGACGTGCTGCCCGAGGCCCACCTCGCCGCCCTCGAGGCGGTGCTGATGGTCGTCGACGAGCCGGTGCCGGCCGCCGCGCTGGCCGCCGCGCTCGGGCTGCCCACCGGGCAGGTGGTCGAGCTCCTCACCGCCCTGGCGGCGGAGTACCGCGGCGCCGGGCCGGGCCGGGCCCGCGGCTTCGAGCTGCGCGAGGTCGCCGGCGGGTGGCGGATCTACTCCGCCCCCGCGCACGCCGACGTCGTCGGCCGGTTCGTCCTGGAGGGCCAGACCGCCCGCCTCACCCAGGCGTCCCTGGAGACCCTCGCCGTCATCGCCTACCGCCAGCCGGTCACCCGCGGCCGGGTGGCGGCGATCCGCGGGGTCAACGTCGACGGCGTGGTCCGCACCCTGCTCGCCCGCGGCCTGGTGGAGGAGGCCGGCCCGGACCCGGACGGCGGGGCCATGCGGTACCGCACCACCTCCTACTTCCTGGAGCGGATGGGCCTGGGGTCCCTGGCGGACCTGCCCCCGCTCGCGCCCTACCTGCCCGAGCTGGCCAGCCTGGACGAGATGGACGCCGACCTGTGA
- a CDS encoding pseudouridine synthase — translation MSDPHVPDGVRLQKVLAAAGVGSRRACEALIAAGRVTVDGRTVRELGVRVDPTVAVVHVDGLRVQLDDSLVTLALHKPVGVVSTMEDDRGRPSLAQYVAYRPERLFHVGRLDADTSGLLLLTNDGELAHRLTHPSWEVTKTYLATVEGRVPRGLGRRLRAGVELADGPVRVDAFTVKEATAAGSLVEVVLHEGRNHIVRRLLAEVGHPVTRLSRTRIGPVVLGTLRPGSTRVVAGRELGALMQAVGL, via the coding sequence GTGAGCGACCCGCACGTGCCCGACGGCGTCCGGCTGCAGAAGGTGCTGGCCGCGGCCGGCGTCGGCTCCCGCCGCGCCTGCGAGGCGCTCATCGCCGCCGGCCGGGTCACCGTGGACGGGCGGACGGTCCGCGAGCTGGGCGTGCGGGTGGACCCGACGGTCGCCGTCGTCCACGTGGACGGCCTGCGGGTCCAGCTCGACGACAGCCTGGTCACCCTCGCGCTGCACAAGCCCGTCGGCGTGGTGTCCACGATGGAGGACGACCGCGGCCGGCCGTCCCTGGCCCAGTACGTCGCCTACCGGCCCGAGCGGCTCTTCCACGTCGGGCGCCTCGACGCCGACACCTCCGGGCTGCTGCTGCTGACCAACGACGGCGAGCTCGCGCACCGCCTCACCCACCCCTCCTGGGAGGTGACCAAGACCTACCTCGCCACCGTCGAGGGCCGGGTGCCGCGCGGGCTGGGCCGCCGGCTCCGCGCCGGGGTCGAGCTGGCCGACGGCCCGGTCCGGGTGGACGCCTTCACCGTCAAGGAGGCGACGGCGGCCGGCTCGCTGGTGGAGGTGGTGCTGCACGAGGGCCGCAACCACATCGTCCGCCGGCTGCTCGCCGAGGTCGGGCACCCGGTCACCCGGCTCAGCCGGACCCGGATCGGCCCGGTCGTCCTCGGCACGCTCCGGCCGGGCAGCACCCGCGTGGTGGCGGGGCGCGAGCTGGGTGCGCTCATGCAGGCCGTCGGGCTGTAG
- a CDS encoding LLM class flavin-dependent oxidoreductase: MATLSVQAHPTDAAAWLDLARRVEAAGFDALTVADHPGAAPTPFVALAAAGAVTTTLGLGSYVTNGGVREPVHIAADVATLDVVSGGRARLGLGAGHTPAEWRAVGRERPDVAGRVDRCIAVVTAVQDLLDGAEVTVTAPGLAVRGAALAAPRPVQEHIPLTVGTSNTRLLRFAGARADVVGLSGLGRTLPDGHNHAVRWTPAQVDAQVEAVAAGAAGRTAAPALEALVQQVLVTDDAGAAVAELAEQTGTAAADLLAVPYVLVGTAAEIVAAVREHRRRWGITRYVVRQDAVDTLAPLLPRLAAA, from the coding sequence ATGGCCACCCTCTCCGTGCAGGCCCACCCGACCGACGCCGCCGCCTGGCTGGACCTGGCCCGCCGCGTCGAGGCCGCCGGCTTCGACGCCCTGACCGTCGCCGACCACCCCGGTGCGGCGCCCACCCCGTTCGTCGCCCTGGCCGCGGCCGGCGCCGTCACCACCACCCTCGGCCTCGGCTCCTACGTCACCAACGGCGGCGTGCGGGAACCGGTGCACATCGCCGCCGACGTCGCCACGCTCGACGTCGTCTCCGGCGGCCGGGCCCGCCTCGGCCTGGGCGCCGGGCACACCCCGGCGGAGTGGCGCGCGGTCGGCCGGGAGCGGCCGGACGTGGCCGGCCGGGTGGACCGGTGCATCGCCGTCGTGACCGCGGTGCAGGACCTGCTCGACGGCGCCGAGGTCACCGTCACCGCCCCGGGCCTGGCCGTCCGCGGCGCCGCCCTGGCCGCGCCCCGGCCGGTGCAGGAGCACATCCCGCTGACCGTCGGCACGTCCAACACCCGCCTGCTGCGTTTCGCCGGCGCCCGGGCCGACGTCGTCGGGCTGTCCGGGCTGGGCCGCACCCTGCCCGACGGGCACAACCACGCCGTCCGGTGGACCCCGGCGCAGGTGGACGCCCAGGTCGAGGCGGTCGCCGCCGGCGCCGCCGGGCGCACCGCCGCGCCGGCGCTGGAGGCGCTCGTCCAGCAGGTGCTCGTCACCGACGACGCCGGCGCCGCCGTCGCCGAGCTCGCCGAGCAGACCGGGACCGCGGCGGCGGACCTGCTGGCGGTGCCCTACGTCCTGGTCGGCACGGCCGCGGAGATCGTCGCCGCCGTGCGGGAGCACCGCCGCCGGTGGGGGATCACCCGGTACGTCGTGCGGCAGGACGCCGTCGACACGCTCGCGCCGCTGCTGCCGCGGCTCGCCGCCGCCTGA
- a CDS encoding trans-acting enoyl reductase family protein: protein MAEHRTDEPRDADVALLGATGAVGRLVAQYLAEHAPPGTRVVLAGRSADRLAAVRAALPPAAAGWSLAHADLTDAGSLAALARSARVVATTAGPYAPRGLGLVQACAEAGTHYVDLTGEVLFVRASIDAWHTTAAATGARIVHACGFDSVPSDLAVLLAARQAAADGAGGLTAATLLVRSLAGGLGAGTIDSVRGQVDTLRERPDLRAVVEDPYGLSPDRPAEPEGPGARDRRRAFRHPAVGGWVAPFVMAPFNTRVVRRSNALQGWAYGRGLRYRELMVHGRGPAGAVAALAAAAGPVVAPALLAWPPTRAVLDRLLDSAATGPDAATQRPGRFRLEVHAATESGARYTVEVGADLDPAFRATAAMLAESALALVHDGDRLPDRAGVLTPATAVGAPLVDRLRDAGFRLGLPSPA, encoded by the coding sequence ATGGCCGAGCACCGCACGGATGAGCCCCGCGACGCGGACGTCGCCCTCCTCGGCGCCACCGGGGCCGTCGGCCGGCTGGTGGCGCAGTACCTCGCCGAGCACGCCCCGCCCGGCACCCGGGTGGTCCTGGCCGGCCGGTCCGCGGACCGGCTGGCAGCGGTGCGCGCCGCCCTCCCCCCGGCGGCGGCGGGGTGGTCGCTGGCGCACGCCGACCTCACCGACGCCGGCTCCCTGGCCGCGCTCGCCCGCTCCGCCCGGGTGGTGGCGACGACCGCCGGGCCGTACGCCCCCCGGGGCCTCGGCCTCGTCCAGGCCTGCGCCGAGGCCGGCACCCACTACGTCGACCTGACCGGGGAGGTGCTCTTCGTCCGGGCGAGCATCGACGCCTGGCACACCACCGCGGCGGCCACCGGCGCCCGGATCGTCCACGCCTGCGGCTTCGACTCCGTCCCCTCCGACCTCGCGGTGCTCCTCGCCGCCCGGCAGGCCGCGGCCGACGGCGCCGGCGGGCTCACCGCGGCCACGCTGCTCGTCCGCTCGCTCGCCGGCGGCCTGGGCGCCGGCACCATCGACTCGGTGCGCGGCCAGGTGGACACCCTCCGCGAGCGGCCCGACCTGCGCGCCGTCGTCGAGGACCCGTACGGCCTGAGCCCGGACCGGCCAGCCGAGCCGGAGGGACCCGGCGCCCGGGACCGGCGGCGGGCCTTCCGGCACCCGGCCGTGGGCGGCTGGGTCGCCCCGTTCGTCATGGCGCCGTTCAACACGCGGGTGGTGCGGCGCAGCAACGCCCTGCAGGGCTGGGCCTACGGCCGCGGCCTGCGGTACCGGGAGCTGATGGTCCACGGCCGCGGGCCGGCCGGTGCGGTGGCGGCGCTGGCGGCCGCGGCCGGGCCGGTCGTGGCCCCCGCGCTGCTGGCCTGGCCGCCGACCCGGGCGGTCCTGGACCGCCTCCTGGACTCCGCCGCGACGGGCCCGGACGCGGCGACCCAGCGGCCCGGCCGGTTCCGGCTCGAGGTGCACGCCGCGACCGAGAGCGGCGCGCGGTACACCGTCGAGGTCGGCGCTGACCTCGACCCCGCCTTCCGCGCCACCGCCGCCATGCTGGCCGAGAGCGCGCTGGCGCTGGTGCACGACGGCGACCGGCTGCCCGACCGGGCAGGCGTGCTCACCCCGGCCACCGCCGTCGGCGCCCCGCTCGTCGACCGGCTCCGCGACGCCGGCTTCCGGCTGGGGCTGCCGAGCCCCGCCTGA
- a CDS encoding prephenate dehydrogenase yields the protein MPDHPLAPGPVTTRGPVRIVGSGLLGASLGLALRAAGVPVQLADASPTALALARDVGAGTPAADGDPEPALVVVATPPDVTADAVLAALAAHPGAVVTDVASVKSVIAAEVEAGAGAGGDRYVGSHPMAGRERSGAAAADADLFAGRPWVVVPGPRSRPDAVLAVRSLAADVGASPVTLGAAEHDDAVALVSHVPQLAASLVAARLNGAPEAALSLAGQGLRDVTRVAASDPLLWATILAGNAGPVAAVLHALQADLAELLAALDRIAVDGPLAAGSTGPLARLIGAGNTGVARIPGKHGGAPRRYGEVSVLVPDAPGELGRLFTEVGEAGVNIEDLRLEHSAGQRVGVATLAVLPAVVEPLEAELDRRGWRVVAR from the coding sequence GTGCCCGACCACCCCCTCGCGCCCGGTCCCGTCACGACCCGGGGACCGGTCCGGATCGTCGGGTCCGGGCTCCTCGGGGCCAGCCTCGGCCTGGCGCTGCGCGCCGCCGGGGTCCCGGTCCAGCTCGCCGACGCCTCGCCCACCGCCCTGGCCCTGGCCCGGGACGTCGGCGCCGGCACGCCCGCGGCCGACGGCGACCCCGAGCCCGCCCTCGTCGTCGTCGCCACCCCGCCGGACGTGACCGCCGACGCCGTGCTCGCCGCGCTGGCGGCCCACCCGGGCGCCGTCGTCACCGACGTGGCGAGCGTGAAGTCCGTCATCGCCGCCGAGGTCGAGGCCGGCGCCGGCGCGGGTGGCGACCGGTACGTGGGCTCGCACCCGATGGCCGGGCGGGAGCGCTCCGGCGCGGCCGCCGCCGACGCCGACCTCTTCGCCGGCCGGCCCTGGGTGGTCGTCCCCGGCCCGCGCAGCCGGCCGGACGCCGTCCTGGCCGTGCGGTCCCTGGCGGCCGACGTCGGCGCCAGCCCGGTCACCCTGGGCGCGGCCGAGCACGACGACGCCGTCGCCCTCGTCTCTCACGTCCCCCAGCTGGCCGCGTCCCTGGTCGCCGCCCGGCTGAACGGCGCCCCGGAGGCCGCGCTGAGCCTGGCCGGGCAGGGGCTGCGGGACGTCACCCGGGTCGCCGCCTCCGACCCGCTGCTGTGGGCGACCATCCTCGCCGGCAACGCCGGCCCGGTCGCGGCCGTCCTGCACGCCCTGCAGGCGGACCTGGCAGAGCTCCTCGCCGCGCTGGACCGGATCGCCGTCGACGGCCCCCTGGCGGCCGGGTCCACCGGCCCGCTCGCCCGGTTGATCGGCGCGGGCAACACCGGCGTCGCACGGATCCCTGGCAAGCACGGCGGCGCCCCGCGGCGCTACGGCGAGGTCAGCGTCCTCGTCCCCGACGCCCCCGGCGAGCTCGGCCGGCTCTTCACCGAGGTGGGGGAGGCCGGGGTCAACATCGAGGACCTCCGGCTCGAGCACTCGGCCGGGCAGCGGGTCGGCGTGGCCACCCTCGCCGTGCTGCCGGCCGTCGTCGAGCCGCTGGAGGCCGAGCTGGACCGGCGCGGCTGGCGGGTGGTGGCCCGATGA